A stretch of the Streptomyces sp. NBC_01428 genome encodes the following:
- a CDS encoding phosphatase PAP2 family protein, translating into MKRGDVAEVAGGCGLGAWVALGVLTMVVVGHDGMPLLWDSGLLTWSVHHRPDVVVALARGITDTGTGVVPYALAVLAGVVAGRGRRQRLVAASICVAFLGIGQALRYGLMAIVARPRPPSPVWETHASGWAFPSGHTTTAALTAGLLVVAVCVRRPPGRVVLAVVIGVWGVLVGLTRIYLGVHWFTDVVGGWLFALGWLGLCLGATARWLPRRLTPGPTVTETPRREGHASHDPDRGGRSRPA; encoded by the coding sequence ATGAAGCGCGGCGATGTGGCCGAGGTCGCCGGAGGCTGCGGCCTGGGCGCCTGGGTCGCTCTCGGCGTCCTGACCATGGTCGTCGTGGGGCATGACGGCATGCCCCTGTTGTGGGACAGCGGCCTGCTCACCTGGTCCGTCCACCACCGGCCCGACGTGGTCGTGGCGCTCGCCCGCGGGATCACCGACACGGGAACCGGCGTCGTTCCCTACGCGCTGGCCGTACTGGCGGGGGTGGTCGCGGGACGCGGCAGACGGCAGCGACTGGTGGCCGCCTCGATCTGCGTGGCCTTCCTGGGGATCGGGCAGGCCCTGCGTTACGGGTTGATGGCGATCGTCGCGCGGCCCCGGCCGCCGAGTCCGGTCTGGGAGACACATGCCTCGGGGTGGGCGTTCCCGTCCGGTCACACCACCACGGCCGCCCTCACGGCAGGGCTGCTCGTCGTCGCCGTGTGCGTGCGCCGGCCTCCCGGCAGAGTCGTCCTCGCCGTGGTCATCGGCGTCTGGGGTGTCCTGGTCGGACTCACGCGGATCTACCTGGGAGTCCACTGGTTCACCGATGTCGTCGGCGGATGGCTGTTCGCCCTGGGATGGCTGGGCCTGTGCCTGGGCGCGACGGCCCGGTGGCTCCCCCGTCGGCTGACCCCCGGTCCGACCGTCACAGAGACACCGCGGAGGGAGGGCCATGCGTCACACGATCCTGATCGTGGAGGACGATCACGCCCTGCGTGA
- a CDS encoding phosphatase PAP2 family protein, with amino-acid sequence MILALGGSSIDGSAYTDVVDLARESPSWLDSAVSAWSTYGLALFALLMAVGWWGARRVSPAAAVRALAVPLVVVLAFGIDMVVKSLVREDRPCRGLRVSTLEACPAHGDWSFPSNHAAIAAAAAVALLFVGRRLGALAVAAACAMAAARVWVGVHYPHDAVAGLLVGSLVALLAMYALRRLPESLAPRITATRLRPLVVAS; translated from the coding sequence ATGATCCTGGCTCTCGGCGGCTCCTCGATCGACGGTTCCGCCTACACCGACGTGGTGGACCTGGCCCGCGAGTCTCCCTCGTGGCTCGACAGCGCCGTGTCCGCGTGGTCGACGTACGGCCTCGCGCTGTTCGCCCTTCTCATGGCCGTCGGATGGTGGGGAGCCCGGCGCGTGAGCCCCGCGGCGGCGGTGCGCGCGCTGGCCGTGCCGCTCGTCGTCGTCCTCGCCTTCGGGATCGACATGGTGGTGAAGTCGCTGGTACGGGAGGACCGCCCCTGCCGGGGTCTGAGGGTGAGCACGCTGGAGGCGTGCCCCGCGCACGGCGACTGGTCCTTCCCCAGCAACCACGCCGCGATCGCCGCAGCGGCGGCCGTAGCCCTTCTCTTCGTCGGCCGCCGACTCGGCGCCCTCGCCGTGGCGGCCGCCTGCGCGATGGCCGCCGCGCGGGTCTGGGTCGGTGTCCACTACCCGCACGACGCGGTGGCCGGCCTGCTGGTGGGGTCATTGGTGGCGCTCCTCGCCATGTACGCGCTGCGGCGGCTGCCCGAGTCCCTGGCGCCGCGCATCACGGCCACCCGGCTGCGACCGCTGGTGGTGGCGTCATGA
- a CDS encoding DedA family protein translates to MITDLASQLAVNVLDAKSLLTAFGVIGVGVILFAETGLLIGFFLPGDSLLFTAGLLCTGSADRSLQLSLGPLLVAAAVGALAGSQCGYVLGRRAGGALLERSRSTRLHEGASRAQELLERYGYAKAIMLARFVPVVRTVLNPMAGALGVPVRTFTLWQVVGGLVWSMGLVLAGYALGSSVPNVDRYLLPIVAVIVIVSLIPLASEVYRSRRASKTRESNG, encoded by the coding sequence ATGATCACGGACCTGGCCTCGCAGTTGGCCGTCAACGTGCTCGACGCGAAATCTCTGCTCACCGCGTTCGGCGTGATCGGAGTCGGCGTGATCCTGTTCGCCGAGACCGGGCTGCTGATCGGGTTCTTCCTGCCCGGCGACTCCCTGCTGTTCACCGCGGGCCTGCTGTGCACCGGCAGCGCGGACCGCAGCCTGCAACTCTCCCTCGGTCCGCTGCTCGTCGCGGCGGCGGTCGGGGCACTGGCGGGTTCCCAGTGCGGATACGTCCTGGGCAGAAGGGCGGGGGGCGCCCTCCTTGAGCGCAGTCGCTCGACACGTCTCCACGAGGGGGCGAGCCGGGCACAGGAACTGCTCGAGCGGTACGGCTACGCGAAGGCGATCATGCTGGCCCGCTTCGTACCGGTGGTCCGCACGGTGCTGAACCCGATGGCCGGCGCGCTGGGAGTACCGGTGCGGACCTTCACCCTCTGGCAGGTGGTCGGCGGACTCGTCTGGAGCATGGGGCTGGTTCTGGCGGGCTACGCGTTGGGCTCCTCCGTACCGAACGTGGACCGCTATCTGCTGCCCATCGTCGCGGTGATCGTGATCGTGTCGCTGATCCCGCTCGCGTCCGAGGTGTACCGCTCGCGCCGTGCCTCCAAGACCCGGGAGTCCAACGGATGA